A genomic window from Gammaproteobacteria bacterium includes:
- a CDS encoding SIS domain-containing protein → MSIVQDYRRLLDEKLALVFDNQEDTIDKAAEICAASIGKGKLVFTFGTGHGSFAALEMFPRTGTAVGFRPIVESTMISFHRVLGDMGARQYRFIHAQEGYGKAILSSHQTDPDDAMLIFSHSGINAVTMDIAVGAREIGMKVIGVTSVPHSSQVPSRHSSGLRLFEAADVVIDTGAPLGDAGISIDGLEGSVGATSSSVAIAVGQAINAATVEKLVARGAQPMIMVSPNTTEKARANRLNDLNYEELWRRLSSR, encoded by the coding sequence ATGAGCATTGTTCAGGACTACCGGCGATTGCTGGATGAGAAGCTGGCCCTCGTTTTCGACAACCAGGAAGACACGATCGACAAGGCGGCGGAGATCTGCGCCGCCAGCATCGGAAAGGGCAAACTGGTGTTTACCTTCGGAACGGGTCATGGCTCGTTCGCCGCGCTGGAGATGTTCCCCCGCACCGGCACCGCTGTGGGGTTCCGGCCGATCGTCGAGAGCACGATGATCTCCTTTCATCGCGTGCTGGGCGACATGGGCGCCAGGCAATACCGGTTCATTCACGCCCAGGAAGGCTACGGGAAGGCAATACTGTCCTCGCATCAAACCGACCCGGATGACGCGATGCTGATCTTCTCGCATTCCGGAATCAATGCCGTGACCATGGACATCGCCGTCGGCGCCAGGGAGATCGGCATGAAGGTCATCGGCGTAACCAGCGTCCCGCATTCCTCGCAGGTCCCGTCCCGGCATTCTTCCGGCCTGCGTCTGTTCGAGGCGGCCGATGTCGTTATCGATACCGGCGCCCCGCTGGGCGATGCCGGCATTTCCATCGACGGACTGGAAGGCAGCGTCGGCGCCACGTCGAGCAGCGTCGCCATTGCGGTGGGACAGGCCATCAACGCCGCCACGGTGGAAAAGCTGGTGGCGCGCGGCGCGCAGCCGATGATCATGGTCAGCCCGAACACAACCGAGAAGGCCCGGGCGAACCGGCTCAACGATCTGAACTACGAGGAGTTGTGGCGGCGCTTGTCCTCGCGGTAA
- a CDS encoding aldehyde dehydrogenase family protein: protein MPAPLECLPFYGGEFHAPASDEWRVVDDPADGSRVGRCALANAADIDRAVGHALRAKSAWADMHADGRAAILHRAADLIEARGDEIAELLTREQGKPLCDSRKEIGFGVQVIRYYAEEGRRKFGSLRPSSLPNVKNVVSYFPVGVVGAIVPWNYPVDLYCWKVAPALAAGCPIVVKPPHETPFAIAVVLECFVEAGVPSGVLSNLPGTGPEAGAALAGHPDVACISATASVAAGQDIMRNAAGNLKRLSLELGGHSPFIVLPDADIEAAAKAAMRRSFSNMGQICITVNRILTHPDAHSPFVDALVAETETIELGPGLDPGRQYGPVTTASVIERSQLHIEDAVSKGARIITGGGRAASGELAKGLFFHPTLLDGAPLDSLPMTQETYGPVAAIRSFASLDELLAVSNSLSFGLAAYVYSEDLELAWALADRLEFGAVGINVNDTSELQAPFGGWKLSGFGRELGPEGLDAFLEPKHVKMRVNPLVQRHL from the coding sequence ATGCCAGCGCCACTCGAGTGCCTGCCCTTCTACGGGGGCGAATTTCACGCCCCGGCGTCCGACGAGTGGCGCGTTGTAGATGATCCCGCGGACGGTTCGCGGGTCGGACGCTGTGCGCTCGCGAACGCCGCGGACATTGACCGGGCCGTCGGTCATGCGTTGCGGGCGAAGTCCGCCTGGGCGGACATGCACGCCGACGGGCGCGCTGCGATCCTCCACCGCGCGGCGGACCTGATCGAAGCGCGCGGCGACGAGATCGCGGAGCTGCTCACGCGGGAGCAGGGCAAGCCGCTTTGCGACAGCCGCAAGGAGATCGGCTTCGGGGTCCAGGTGATCCGCTATTACGCCGAGGAAGGCCGGCGCAAATTCGGTTCGCTTCGCCCTTCCTCCCTGCCGAATGTCAAGAACGTGGTTTCATATTTCCCGGTGGGAGTGGTGGGCGCCATCGTGCCCTGGAACTACCCCGTGGACCTGTACTGCTGGAAGGTGGCGCCGGCGCTGGCGGCCGGCTGCCCGATCGTCGTCAAGCCGCCGCACGAAACGCCGTTCGCCATTGCCGTGGTCCTGGAGTGCTTCGTGGAGGCGGGCGTGCCTTCGGGCGTGCTGTCCAACCTGCCGGGCACCGGGCCCGAGGCCGGCGCCGCGCTTGCCGGCCACCCGGACGTCGCCTGCATTTCCGCAACCGCCTCGGTAGCGGCCGGACAGGACATCATGCGAAACGCGGCCGGCAACCTGAAGCGGCTGTCGCTGGAACTGGGCGGACACTCCCCGTTCATCGTGCTGCCGGACGCGGACATCGAAGCGGCGGCCAAGGCGGCCATGCGGCGTTCGTTCTCCAACATGGGGCAGATCTGCATCACGGTGAACCGCATCCTCACCCACCCCGACGCCCATTCGCCGTTCGTGGACGCGCTGGTCGCGGAAACGGAAACGATCGAGCTTGGCCCCGGGCTCGACCCCGGCCGGCAGTACGGTCCGGTCACGACGGCCTCGGTGATCGAACGCTCGCAACTCCACATCGAGGACGCCGTATCCAAAGGCGCCAGGATCATTACCGGCGGAGGCCGCGCCGCTAGCGGGGAGCTGGCCAAAGGCCTGTTCTTTCATCCCACGCTGCTCGATGGCGCGCCGCTCGACAGCCTTCCGATGACCCAGGAAACCTACGGGCCGGTGGCCGCCATCAGAAGCTTCGCATCGCTGGATGAGTTGCTGGCCGTGTCGAACAGCCTCAGCTTCGGGCTTGCCGCCTACGTCTATTCGGAGGACCTGGAGCTTGCCTGGGCGTTGGCGGACCGCCTGGAGTTCGGGGCCGTGGGCATCAACGTAAACGATACGTCCGAGCTCCAGGCGCCGTTCGGCGGCTGGAAGCTCAGCGGTTTCGGCCGGGAGCTCGGTCCGGAGGGCCTGGATGCGTTCCTCGAGCCCAAACATGTCAAGATGCGGGTGAACCCGTTGGTGCAAAGGCATTTGTGA
- a CDS encoding alpha/beta hydrolase — translation MSIHPDLLPFRDQFPTLELTGENLVRTRGELNRMTLETAAAIEGFEQVDVADRQIDGPSPGQSLRLRLYSRGDSRGLRPCLLWIHGGGYILGCPEMDEQLLCRKADELGCLVVAVDYRLAPEHPYPAALDDCDAALGWILENASELGVDTNTLVLGGASAGGGLAAALALRARDRRPGAISFQCLIYPMLDYRTGAAEAEDSGDYWLWGADHNRFAWNAYLGPNDLTHGVSPFASPAAARRLDGLPPTYLCIGDQDLFYEEDIDYARRLRDSGVAVELEVVPGAPHGFDKLPAPLSEQSLQRRFKALSRHFSAQA, via the coding sequence GTGAGCATTCACCCCGACCTGCTGCCCTTTCGCGATCAATTCCCGACACTGGAATTGACCGGTGAAAACCTCGTCCGGACGCGCGGGGAACTGAACCGAATGACGCTGGAGACGGCGGCGGCGATTGAAGGTTTCGAACAGGTCGATGTCGCGGACAGGCAGATCGACGGACCGTCCCCCGGCCAGTCGCTCCGGCTGCGGCTGTATTCGCGCGGCGATTCACGGGGCTTGCGGCCGTGCCTGTTGTGGATCCACGGCGGCGGCTACATTCTGGGCTGTCCGGAGATGGACGAGCAGCTTCTTTGCCGCAAGGCCGACGAGCTGGGCTGCCTGGTCGTGGCCGTCGATTACCGCCTTGCGCCCGAGCATCCGTATCCGGCAGCGCTCGACGACTGCGATGCGGCGCTGGGCTGGATTCTGGAGAACGCCTCCGAGTTGGGTGTCGACACGAACACGCTCGTGCTCGGCGGCGCTAGCGCCGGAGGCGGCCTTGCGGCGGCCCTGGCGCTTCGTGCGCGGGACCGCCGGCCCGGCGCGATCTCCTTTCAGTGCCTGATCTATCCCATGCTCGATTACCGCACGGGCGCCGCGGAGGCGGAAGACTCAGGGGATTACTGGCTGTGGGGCGCCGATCACAACCGCTTCGCCTGGAACGCCTATCTGGGGCCGAATGACCTGACTCATGGCGTTTCGCCGTTTGCTTCTCCGGCGGCGGCCAGGCGACTCGACGGCCTGCCGCCCACGTACCTTTGCATCGGAGACCAGGACCTCTTCTACGAGGAGGACATCGATTACGCGCGCCGGCTTCGGGACAGCGGAGTGGCGGTAGAACTCGAAGTCGTCCCCGGGGCTCCACACGGCTTCGACAAATTGCCTGCGCCCCTGTCCGAACAGTCCCTGCAGCGCCGTTTCAAGGCGCTTTCCCGGCATTTCTCGGCGCAAGCCTGA
- a CDS encoding pyrroloquinoline quinone-dependent dehydrogenase: protein MRNLPDNRRPLMPAILAAALLAGCGDGGGRPFEAPAVVEDPGWPTYAGAEGGTRYSPLNQINRSNVEDLEIAWTYNTGHLDIAPRLRPMVGFQVTPILLPEETGRHLVLCDPLNRIMALDPATGEERWLFDPEIDLRPFAGRFNCRGVTHWRDPEAAEADPCAHRLILATNDRRLVAVDARNGEPCAGFGEDGFVDVTPIILELQPANQLFTMQLNSPAAVVNGVIVIGGTADKFRDASSMNGAVRAFSARTGEHLWTFDTLVREPADDPESSAGHVGGANAWINFSWDSERDLVFIPTSSPAPNFYGGKRPGDNRYANSVIVLRAATGELVWHYQVLHHDLWDWDLPTNPILAEITRDGEQVPVVMQLTKQGMIFTFHRYTGEPFFEIEERPVPIDGLPEDDVSPTQPFPVKPPPLVKHGIGPEDAWGLTPYDRNKCRELIESMRYGPIYTPPTTEFTLMMPNVGGGMNWGGGAFDPNSNILVTPVGQSPYRLRLIPNEEIDPVAGRLPTAGLPIGPPGYIEGTDYGLEQGPLFSPFMMPCTAPPWAKLVAVDMAAGEILWEQPLGLVDKLAPVPIPLRWGTPYAGGPIATGGGLVFIGATADERFRAYDTETGELLWEFEGPTSANATPMTYMAGGRQYVVVATGGHNWVYPFKKGDSVIAYGLPGSEGVPPSE, encoded by the coding sequence ATGCGCAATCTTCCTGACAACCGGCGGCCGTTGATGCCGGCCATCCTGGCGGCCGCCCTGCTTGCCGGCTGCGGGGATGGCGGCGGACGGCCGTTTGAGGCGCCTGCCGTCGTTGAGGATCCGGGCTGGCCCACGTACGCGGGCGCGGAAGGGGGAACGCGCTATTCGCCGCTGAACCAGATCAACCGCTCCAACGTGGAGGACCTCGAGATTGCCTGGACCTACAACACGGGTCACCTGGATATTGCGCCGCGGTTGCGCCCAATGGTGGGCTTTCAGGTGACTCCCATTCTCCTGCCGGAAGAGACGGGGCGGCATCTGGTGTTGTGCGATCCATTGAACCGCATCATGGCGCTGGATCCGGCGACCGGAGAAGAACGCTGGCTGTTCGATCCCGAGATCGACCTCAGGCCATTTGCGGGGCGCTTCAACTGCCGGGGCGTGACGCACTGGCGAGATCCTGAAGCCGCCGAGGCCGACCCGTGCGCGCACCGTCTCATTCTGGCCACCAACGACCGCCGCCTCGTCGCCGTCGATGCGCGCAACGGCGAGCCCTGCGCGGGGTTCGGCGAAGACGGCTTCGTCGACGTGACGCCGATCATTCTCGAGTTGCAGCCGGCCAACCAGCTTTTTACCATGCAGTTGAATTCGCCGGCCGCGGTGGTCAACGGCGTCATCGTCATTGGCGGGACCGCCGACAAATTCAGGGACGCCAGCTCCATGAACGGCGCCGTTCGGGCCTTCAGCGCCCGGACCGGCGAGCATTTGTGGACCTTCGACACGCTGGTCCGCGAGCCGGCGGACGATCCCGAGAGCAGCGCCGGGCACGTCGGCGGAGCCAATGCGTGGATCAATTTTTCCTGGGACAGCGAGCGCGACCTGGTCTTTATTCCCACCTCCAGCCCGGCGCCCAATTTCTATGGCGGCAAACGCCCCGGAGATAACCGCTACGCGAATTCCGTCATCGTGCTGCGCGCCGCCACCGGGGAACTGGTCTGGCACTACCAGGTCCTGCATCACGACCTGTGGGACTGGGACCTGCCGACGAATCCGATCCTGGCCGAGATCACCCGCGACGGCGAGCAGGTCCCGGTAGTGATGCAACTGACCAAGCAGGGCATGATCTTCACTTTCCACCGCTATACCGGCGAACCCTTCTTCGAGATCGAGGAGCGTCCGGTTCCGATCGACGGTTTGCCGGAGGACGACGTTTCGCCCACGCAGCCGTTTCCGGTCAAGCCGCCGCCGCTGGTAAAGCATGGCATCGGCCCGGAGGATGCCTGGGGCCTGACGCCCTATGACCGGAACAAGTGTCGTGAATTGATCGAGTCGATGCGCTACGGGCCGATCTACACGCCTCCTACAACGGAGTTCACGCTGATGATGCCGAACGTGGGTGGAGGCATGAACTGGGGCGGCGGCGCCTTCGACCCGAACAGCAACATTCTGGTTACGCCGGTGGGTCAATCTCCTTACAGACTCCGCCTGATTCCCAACGAGGAGATCGACCCGGTAGCGGGCAGGCTGCCGACGGCCGGCCTCCCGATCGGGCCGCCCGGATACATTGAAGGAACCGACTACGGCCTGGAGCAGGGCCCATTGTTTTCGCCCTTCATGATGCCGTGCACGGCGCCGCCTTGGGCAAAGCTCGTGGCGGTCGACATGGCCGCCGGTGAGATCCTGTGGGAACAGCCGCTGGGTCTGGTCGACAAGCTGGCGCCGGTGCCCATACCCCTGCGCTGGGGCACGCCCTACGCCGGCGGGCCGATCGCGACCGGGGGCGGCCTGGTCTTTATCGGCGCGACCGCCGACGAGCGCTTCCGCGCCTACGACACCGAAACCGGCGAACTGTTGTGGGAGTTCGAGGGCCCGACGTCAGCAAACGCCACGCCCATGACCTACATGGCCGGCGGCAGGCAATACGTAGTCGTCGCCACCGGAGGCCACAATTGGGTCTATCCCTTCAAGAAGGGCGACTCGGTAATCGCCTACGGCCTCCCTGGGAGCGAGGGCGTCCCGCCCTCGGAATGA
- a CDS encoding thiopurine S-methyltransferase codes for MKAEFWLNKWELNEIGFHQESTNESLQAYWPSARAPAGGAVLVPLCGKSLDMCWLAEQGHAVIGIEVSALACEAFFAGLELEPRIEESGVLLSMSAGPYRLLQGDFFASNVADIGAVDAFYDRAALVAMPPDMQPVYVRQLIGLLPPGTVGIVNCVEYPSDAMEGPPFSIDEARLRQLLAPYCRVERCASREVETLGSGLKERGLAGLTETVYRVRVNP; via the coding sequence ATGAAAGCGGAATTCTGGCTCAACAAGTGGGAGCTGAACGAGATCGGTTTCCACCAGGAATCCACCAACGAGTCCTTGCAGGCGTATTGGCCGTCCGCGCGGGCGCCGGCGGGCGGCGCCGTGCTGGTTCCGCTGTGCGGCAAGTCCCTGGACATGTGCTGGCTCGCGGAGCAGGGGCACGCGGTAATCGGCATCGAAGTGAGCGCGCTGGCTTGCGAAGCGTTCTTCGCCGGACTGGAACTCGAGCCGCGCATCGAAGAGTCGGGAGTGCTGCTCAGCATGAGCGCCGGACCTTACCGCCTGCTGCAGGGCGACTTCTTCGCGTCAAACGTTGCGGACATCGGTGCGGTGGACGCGTTCTACGACCGCGCCGCCCTGGTGGCCATGCCCCCGGACATGCAGCCGGTCTACGTCCGTCAACTGATCGGACTGTTGCCTCCGGGCACGGTGGGCATCGTGAACTGCGTCGAGTATCCGTCGGACGCGATGGAAGGACCGCCGTTTTCCATCGACGAGGCCCGTTTACGCCAACTGCTGGCGCCGTATTGCCGGGTGGAAAGGTGCGCGAGCAGGGAAGTCGAGACCCTGGGGTCCGGATTGAAGGAGCGCGGCCTGGCGGGCCTGACGGAAACGGTCTACCGGGTCCGCGTCAATCCATAG
- a CDS encoding mucoidy inhibitor MuiA family protein, with protein MALRIVAFAAVALAAVSLEARAIETVDSSIDAVTVYPQGARVTRVARVRLAKGPNRIALNGLPGGISLPGVQVDSTSGNVEVRSVEIDLVPQRDAYNAEIGRLANEITELQHRIAAIDDDIATAELQLEFLKGIANDSAGAERLRAAGGQADIGSWRQALDMLHEGAAKARSRIREAHIDRRQLEGSLSVLERQLHDLRGRNPASARLSVLLHADAALDTDIRVHYLQSNAGWDSGYSAYLDTRGNVLRLTHEARVRQGTEEEWRDVQLVLSTSNPSGRMKAPEQDSRFLDVYDPVPWADSEERMLSRAMAMGEDLSATDSAARADTRRVRNSRTVSYSPLERASISNSADQAHTVPLTEYTNRAALVTRITPRQSAEAFLTARISNDSDLPLVAGTMRVFIDGAYVGRSTFPELLPGAETVLPMGPDRKIDVLAIDQGGEKGSQGILSSRTTELTDFLFEIVNRHSTRTAIEVLDYYPVSRDERIEVTVPRGATPPESKDFEERPGVIAWRKQLEPGENWRIVHQYEVSYPGNTVLAAQR; from the coding sequence ATGGCCTTGAGAATCGTGGCATTCGCTGCTGTCGCGCTGGCGGCAGTTTCCCTGGAAGCGCGGGCGATCGAAACGGTCGACTCCTCCATTGATGCGGTAACCGTTTACCCGCAGGGCGCGCGCGTTACGAGAGTGGCCCGGGTCCGGCTCGCGAAGGGCCCGAACCGGATCGCGCTGAACGGTCTGCCGGGCGGCATCAGCCTGCCGGGCGTGCAGGTCGACTCCACCAGCGGCAATGTCGAAGTGCGCTCGGTCGAAATCGACCTTGTTCCGCAGCGCGACGCATACAACGCCGAGATTGGCCGACTGGCGAACGAAATCACGGAACTGCAGCACCGCATTGCCGCAATTGACGACGACATCGCTACCGCCGAACTGCAACTCGAGTTCCTGAAGGGAATAGCAAACGACAGTGCCGGAGCCGAGCGCCTCAGGGCGGCCGGCGGCCAGGCCGATATCGGTTCCTGGCGTCAGGCGCTGGACATGCTCCACGAAGGCGCGGCCAAGGCCCGGAGCCGGATTCGTGAGGCCCACATCGATCGCAGGCAACTGGAGGGAAGCCTGTCGGTGCTGGAACGGCAACTGCATGACCTGCGCGGCCGTAATCCGGCGTCGGCCCGCCTGTCGGTTCTCCTGCATGCCGACGCTGCCCTGGATACGGATATTCGGGTGCATTACCTTCAGTCCAACGCGGGTTGGGACTCCGGCTACAGCGCCTACCTCGACACCCGCGGGAATGTTCTCAGGCTCACGCACGAGGCACGGGTACGGCAGGGAACGGAAGAAGAGTGGCGGGATGTGCAACTGGTCCTGTCCACCTCGAATCCGAGCGGCCGGATGAAGGCGCCGGAGCAGGACAGCCGGTTCCTGGACGTTTACGACCCAGTGCCCTGGGCGGATTCGGAGGAAAGAATGCTCTCCCGGGCAATGGCTATGGGCGAGGACCTGTCCGCAACGGACTCTGCTGCACGTGCGGATACGCGCCGTGTGCGGAACAGCCGTACGGTTTCCTACAGCCCCCTGGAGCGGGCCAGTATTTCCAACAGCGCCGACCAGGCGCATACCGTGCCGCTTACCGAATACACAAACCGGGCTGCGCTCGTGACCCGCATTACCCCGCGCCAGAGCGCGGAAGCCTTCCTGACCGCAAGGATAAGCAACGACAGCGACCTGCCGCTTGTTGCGGGGACTATGCGGGTGTTTATCGACGGCGCCTACGTGGGGCGCTCCACCTTCCCGGAACTGCTGCCGGGAGCGGAGACGGTGCTGCCCATGGGACCGGACCGGAAAATCGACGTGCTCGCGATCGACCAGGGCGGGGAGAAAGGCAGCCAGGGAATCCTGTCCAGCCGAACGACCGAACTGACGGATTTCCTGTTCGAGATCGTCAATCGCCACTCGACTCGGACCGCGATCGAAGTGCTCGACTATTACCCCGTGTCAAGGGACGAGCGGATCGAGGTCACCGTTCCGCGCGGCGCCACCCCGCCCGAAAGCAAGGACTTCGAGGAGCGGCCCGGTGTGATCGCCTGGCGCAAGCAACTCGAACCGGGAGAGAACTGGCGCATCGTGCACCAGTACGAGGTCAGCTATCCCGGGAACACGGTGCTGGCGGCGCAGCGCTGA
- a CDS encoding type 1 glutamine amidotransferase — translation MGCGRDRKALRGLRRTLCVPPCHRAPRSTMNRRDTRQAVMKKVLVIRNVSYETEGLLESLLRDQGLSLDIVDFQKDPAAEPRLDGYGGLVVMGGPMGANDTDRFPYLLQVERLCSEAMERSVPLVGVCLGAQIMAKVLGSDVYPNPVREVGWYDLTTAEGAGSDALFSELEPHEVVLQWHGDTFDLPKGAVLLASSPDCVNQAFRYGENGYAVQFHLEILESMIREWVRRDAARGWLGEEGRISAPRILADTDTYMSRSEELGRRVYTRFARMIAA, via the coding sequence ATGGGATGCGGGAGAGACCGGAAAGCGTTGCGCGGGCTCCGGCGGACGCTTTGCGTCCCACCCTGCCATCGGGCGCCGCGAAGTACAATGAATCGGCGCGATACCCGACAAGCAGTGATGAAGAAAGTACTTGTAATCCGTAACGTCAGCTACGAAACCGAGGGCCTGCTGGAATCGCTTCTTCGCGACCAAGGGCTGTCGCTGGATATCGTCGACTTCCAGAAGGATCCCGCTGCCGAACCACGACTTGACGGCTACGGGGGCCTGGTTGTCATGGGCGGCCCGATGGGCGCCAACGATACGGATCGTTTCCCTTACCTTCTGCAGGTGGAGCGCCTTTGCTCCGAAGCCATGGAACGATCGGTGCCGCTGGTGGGCGTGTGTCTCGGCGCGCAGATCATGGCGAAGGTCCTGGGCAGCGACGTGTACCCCAATCCGGTACGCGAAGTAGGGTGGTATGACCTGACGACCGCGGAGGGCGCCGGCAGCGACGCGCTGTTTTCGGAACTGGAACCGCATGAGGTGGTCCTGCAGTGGCACGGCGACACATTCGACCTGCCGAAGGGCGCCGTCCTGCTGGCGTCGTCACCGGACTGCGTCAACCAGGCGTTTCGTTACGGCGAAAACGGCTACGCGGTGCAGTTTCACCTGGAAATCCTGGAATCGATGATCCGGGAATGGGTCCGGCGGGACGCCGCGCGCGGCTGGCTGGGCGAGGAGGGCCGCATCAGCGCCCCGCGCATTCTTGCCGACACGGACACCTACATGAGCCGCTCGGAAGAACTGGGTCGGCGTGTGTATACGCGCTTTGCCCGCATGATCGCCGCCTGA
- a CDS encoding FAD-dependent oxidoreductase, producing MHVLIVGCGVIGVTTAWYLARGGAAVTVVERREGPSLETSFANGSMLTPSLSAPWNSPGVWLTVLKYLGREEAALLVRSAAFPALLAWGYRFLRNSRPARHEISFRKNLNLCNYSIDIMAEIRSEIAIEYEAALTGVLEVCRDEAAMRRGREHSRILGANQVSAKELSTAALVEMEPALEAIQHDLAGGFFYPADEVGDAYKFSCRLQGHAQRHGANFRFGESVEGLLARDGRLQGVRLRGGEEIEADQIVVAAGSYTPGLVRPLGVRVPVCPAKGYSLTAPMPEGLPVLGHAVLDDRYKAGVVPLGGRRIRVGGTVEFTGFNLELSSRRVANLRRLLAGVLPRHAERIPVDEMRPWCGLRPASPDGVPILGAGGVDGLSLATGHGHLGWSMAAGTGKAVAQELLGERPEFSLAGYELSRFGQEIRH from the coding sequence ATGCATGTCCTGATCGTCGGGTGCGGCGTTATAGGCGTCACTACCGCCTGGTATCTCGCCCGGGGAGGCGCCGCGGTTACGGTAGTGGAGCGAAGGGAGGGGCCGTCCCTGGAAACCAGCTTCGCAAACGGCAGCATGCTTACTCCGAGTCTTTCCGCGCCCTGGAATTCACCGGGCGTCTGGCTGACGGTTCTCAAGTACCTGGGCCGCGAGGAAGCGGCGCTGCTTGTCAGGTCGGCCGCATTCCCCGCGTTGTTGGCCTGGGGCTACCGGTTTCTGCGAAACAGCCGGCCCGCCCGCCATGAGATAAGTTTTAGAAAGAACCTTAATCTATGTAACTATTCCATTGATATAATGGCAGAAATACGATCCGAGATAGCCATCGAATACGAGGCCGCCCTGACCGGCGTCCTGGAAGTATGCCGCGATGAGGCTGCAATGAGGCGCGGGCGGGAGCATTCCCGCATACTTGGGGCGAACCAGGTGTCGGCGAAGGAATTGAGTACTGCCGCGTTGGTGGAGATGGAACCGGCACTGGAGGCGATTCAACACGATCTGGCCGGCGGTTTCTTTTACCCGGCCGATGAAGTGGGGGACGCCTACAAGTTCAGTTGCCGCTTGCAGGGACATGCGCAACGCCATGGCGCCAACTTCCGTTTCGGAGAAAGCGTTGAAGGGTTGCTGGCGCGGGACGGGCGCTTGCAGGGTGTACGCTTGCGCGGTGGCGAGGAGATCGAGGCGGATCAGATCGTGGTGGCCGCCGGCAGCTATACGCCGGGGCTGGTGCGCCCGCTGGGCGTTCGCGTGCCGGTGTGTCCGGCCAAAGGCTATTCGCTTACCGCGCCCATGCCGGAAGGATTGCCTGTCCTGGGCCATGCCGTTCTGGACGACCGCTACAAGGCCGGCGTAGTGCCGCTGGGCGGCCGTCGGATCCGGGTCGGGGGAACGGTGGAGTTCACCGGCTTCAACCTCGAGCTTTCGTCCAGGCGGGTCGCAAACCTGCGCAGACTGCTGGCCGGCGTTCTTCCGCGGCACGCAGAGCGTATTCCGGTTGATGAAATGCGGCCCTGGTGCGGCCTTCGTCCGGCCTCGCCGGACGGCGTGCCGATCCTGGGCGCCGGCGGCGTGGACGGATTGTCCCTGGCGACCGGGCATGGCCACCTGGGCTGGTCGATGGCGGCCGGAACGGGCAAGGCGGTGGCGCAGGAACTGCTGGGCGAGCGCCCGGAATTTTCGCTCGCCGGATATGAATTGTCGAGGTTCGGCCAGGAGATTCGACACTGA
- a CDS encoding alpha-hydroxy-acid oxidizing protein: MSRKLDRCYNLEDLRKRARKRLPSPMYHYMRGGADDEWSLGNNTAAFDRYELLPRYLVNVEKIDAGVTVLGQELEWPLFLSPTGMSRIFHHDGEIGAARAAHRSGTMYSLSTLGSTSIEDVAAASEGPRMFQIYVLRDPVLNREFIERCREAKYSALCLTVDVPVGGNRERDFHTGMTVPPKLTFMSKLDVARHVGWSYHYLRSGAAEMANFAYRVRDSEDTNLMGYVSRQFDMTVDWDDAARMIEQWGGPFAIKGVMCAEDARRSVEAGASAVMLSNHGGRQLDGAPAPVDLVREVRDAIGDAAEVIVDGGVRRGTHVLKALALGATACSTGRGYLYGLGAGGEAGVDRALKILRDEVERDLALLGCVRARDLDGRYVREVGHPGAGK, encoded by the coding sequence ATGTCGCGCAAACTCGATCGCTGCTACAACCTGGAGGACCTCCGCAAGCGGGCGCGCAAACGCCTGCCCTCGCCGATGTATCACTACATGCGCGGAGGCGCCGACGACGAGTGGTCGCTCGGCAACAACACCGCGGCTTTCGACCGGTACGAGCTGCTCCCGCGCTACCTGGTCAACGTGGAGAAGATCGACGCCGGGGTCACGGTGCTGGGCCAGGAACTCGAGTGGCCGCTGTTCCTCTCGCCCACCGGGATGTCGCGCATCTTTCACCACGACGGCGAGATCGGGGCGGCAAGGGCGGCGCATCGCTCGGGCACGATGTATTCGCTGTCCACGCTGGGTTCCACGAGCATCGAGGACGTTGCGGCGGCCAGCGAAGGGCCGCGGATGTTCCAGATCTACGTGCTGAGGGACCCGGTGCTGAACCGGGAGTTCATCGAGCGCTGCCGGGAAGCGAAGTATTCCGCGCTCTGCCTTACGGTGGACGTGCCCGTGGGCGGCAATCGCGAACGGGATTTCCACACGGGCATGACGGTGCCGCCGAAGCTGACCTTCATGAGCAAGCTCGACGTGGCGCGGCATGTCGGCTGGTCGTATCACTACCTCAGGTCGGGCGCCGCCGAAATGGCCAATTTCGCCTACCGCGTACGGGATTCGGAGGACACCAATCTGATGGGCTATGTCAGCCGCCAGTTCGACATGACGGTCGATTGGGACGACGCCGCCCGGATGATCGAGCAATGGGGCGGGCCCTTTGCCATCAAGGGCGTGATGTGCGCGGAGGACGCGCGCCGCTCGGTGGAGGCGGGCGCCAGCGCGGTCATGCTGTCGAATCACGGGGGGCGGCAATTGGACGGGGCTCCCGCCCCGGTCGATCTGGTTCGCGAGGTCCGCGACGCCATCGGTGACGCCGCCGAGGTGATCGTCGACGGCGGAGTGCGGCGGGGAACGCACGTCCTGAAAGCCCTGGCGCTGGGCGCAACCGCCTGTTCCACCGGCCGCGGCTACCTGTATGGGCTGGGAGCGGGTGGCGAGGCCGGTGTGGACCGGGCCCTGAAAATTCTTCGCGACGAGGTGGAGAGGGATCTGGCCCTGCTGGGCTGCGTGCGTGCGCGCGATCTCGACGGGCGCTACGTGCGGGAGGTCGGACATCCAGGAGCAGGGAAATGA